The Lolium perenne isolate Kyuss_39 chromosome 6, Kyuss_2.0, whole genome shotgun sequence genome segment acactacaggtcggcgcgaccagggcttgggccgcgccgccctagggtgtggccacctcgtggccccacttcgtctcctcttcggtcttctggaagcttcgtggcaaaataggaccctgggcgttgatttcgtccaattccgagaatatttctttactaggatttctgaaaccaaaaacagcagaaaactgcaactggttcttcggcatcttgttaataggttagttccagaaaatgcacgaatatgtcataaagtgtgcataaaacatgtagatattatcaataatgtggcatggaacacaagaaattatcgatacgtcggagacgtatcatcgctcTCTGCTTTAATTCTCGAATTAGGTGTTAGATTAATAGATATTTTTTAAGTGGGATTAACTACCGAAAGGAATATTATAGATGCACTAGCATATTTAATCATACACATCAAATTAGTCACATGCACTAGATTTAAATATGGAACAATTAGTAGTACAAGGTTTCAGATAAGGATCACGTACATCGCGAACAGTAAGATCGCTCCAACAACAATATCATTATGGTTATTGTTGGTGTCGTCCATGATGTTGTTAAAATCGTAGATCTATCGAGGATGCAGATGAACCGGTGAAAAAGAAACACGAACAACAACGAGCAGTGGCGCCGAGACGTTCCCCAAAaatcttatcgcccgtctcccgatGTAGCATCTCGATGGTCAGGTCTGCAGGATTAGGAGTTCTTTCTTCCATTGTTTCAGAAATTTGTTTTCAATTGCTAGAAGAAATTAAGGGGACAAAAAAGGGCCATTCGATAGGAGTGGAGAGCATATTTGAACCCCTACAGCTGAGGTACAGTAAGAACAGAACAGTACGTTTTTCAGTCGGACTGTTAGATAAgaggagccaaaaaaaaaaaaaatatcggAATTCCTCGCTGGGCGCTCCGCATCACGCCGCCACATGCGTCGACCCGGGAGCGCCCGCGTGTTCCCCCGCTGCCTTTCGGGAAGGTTTCCTTCCTCCAGTCGTGCTCGCGGCATTCAGCATTCCGGCTACCTGCGCCTATAAATACATAGTCCTTCAGTCCTAGATCAAATCATTCCTGTCCGAGCAAACAAGAATCCACACCACAACATACGAACTTAATCACTTCCTTCGGAGGCAAAACCAACAAGAAGGATGAAGCCTTCACCTGCTTGTTCGCTCGCCGTAGCTACCGCCCTCACGCTGATGAGCGGCGTCGTCGAGGCAACGGTGGTCACGACCTGCAAGGCGGCGGCCGGTAGCGACGGCCGCGTGAACTACGACTTCTGCGTGGCGGAGCTGGGCAAACACCACGACAGCCCCAGCGCGGATACCTGGGGCCTGGCCAAGGTGGCGGCCCTCACGGGCGTCGTTAACGCCGACAACGCGGTCTACGACATGGAGGCCCTGCTGGCCAAGCACGGCACGGACGACGGCAGGGCGCGGGCAGCGCTGGGCCAGTGCCAGGAGCTGTACGATGGCATGGGGTTCGCCTTCGCCGAAGCGCACGACGACATCAACAGCCGCGACTACGCCGAGGGGAAGGAGAAGGCCGGGGAAGCCGCGGCTCTGGCGCACCGGTGCGACGACGCCTTCGCCAAGGCCGGCATCCCAGTCACGTCGCCGGTCACGCAATACAGCGACTACTCCGTGCAGATAGCTGCCGTATGCTCGGCCATCACGAACCTCATCGAGTGAAGAACGTCGTCCAAGACTCAAAGGGGATATATACGCGTGTCACTAAAGTATAAGTAAAACTACTCCTTATATGATACTAGTACTACAAAAAGCGTCTGGTTTATTAGAATTTCGATGTCTTATTAGGTACCGTTCTTGCATCATGTTTTGCTTACATCTTTTTGCCCCCGCTGCATCCGGATGTAATGTACTTCCTCGTTTGAGAATATATAAAGCGTGTTAATTAGTTATGCAATTTCGGTTTAAATATGGGTATGGCTAGGTCTCACTCACTTAGATTTAACTAAATCGCAGTTGGTGACATCATCAAAGCCTCAGTTAGTTACAATCTAGTTGCAACTTATGTGTAACTTATATGTTGGCATGAATCATGAAGCAAATTTAACGGACTACAATTTTTTTTCTAAGTTGCAACCCATGTGCAACCTGAGAAATTTTAGTTGCAACCCATATGCAACTGAAAAATATTAGTTGCTACCCATATGCATCTAGAAAAATATCAGTTGCTACCCATATGCAACTCATAAGATAGCACGAATCACGATGCAATCTAATGTTCTTGAAGTCAACTGAGATTTAGCTTATTTTTAGGTGACTTAAAATTTGCAAAACCATTTATATGCATAAAGCGGTCGTGCGGATGTAGAACTCATCCAAATGTATTCTAAGTCATCTAATGTATTCTTATTTCTCTGACATTGTACATCCTTAAGAGTGAAGTTCCACAAAAAAAAAGTGCAAACTATAGTTTTTAGAATATGTAATTGATGTTTCGACATTTTGGTACATGTATCTACTAAAGGAATCTAAAATGTAATTATTATACTTCCACTTGGTCACATTGTAGCCTTAAATTTGAGTTTTGCCCACTTAACGGAATGTATATGACGAATTTTCTTGACCCTTAATCGTGCACTTTAACAGAAAACAATATGGGCGATAGTTCTAAATCTCTGGTCCATAACAAGGATAGAAGAAGGCCAAACACAAATCTAGTGACAAAACGGGTAAACTATGAGAGCTCCCACATAATGAAGGAGGAGGATGTATGATCTGATCATTGACACGTTGTTATTGTTTATCTTGTCAGTTAAAAAAATGAGTTAGTTTCTGCAAAAAAATATTGATAGAAATATTAGGTTTATGTGGTGGCATTGTCAATCTCATGACCTGCCGGATCAGGATTTTGAACTCAGTCTCTCCGAGATGCTCATACGGGTAGGATATGCATGTGCGTGTTCTCGCAGGGGTGAGTGTGTTACTGTGTATACATATTTCTGATTCTCCGCATCTCGAtctactgtgtttcgcaaaaacaaaagtTGTTGTTGTTGAACCCATTCGGAAAAGGCGCGCCTTCGGAAAATGCAAGCACCGAATGAATAAATAGTGGTTTATTAGATGCAAAGTCATTGCATGGTTGGTATAATATCTTAAATAATTTGTACCTAGAAAAAATATCTATGTAACGAAAACCAAAGAAGGTTGTATTAGCGAGATCCAAGGCAACAACCTAAAAGAAAATCATCTGAAAGTACGAGGACCTTTAGTACCATACTGAACCAAGATCTAGATAGTCAATGGTATTAAATTTCATTAAAAAGATATTTTCCACCATGCGCTCTCATCCGCATTCTTGCTATCATCGATCTATGCGTTGAGATCCATGGATACAACATAGTGACACTCTTTCATCACGTCCCATCGGTCCTTTCTTTCTCCACCATGGAAGCAACATACCTTTTTCTTCTATATGGTATCCCTGTTCATGCAAATTTGCATGCTAAAATCAACATATGTGTTGCCACGATTAAAAGGATAAAATTCAGTACTCTAAAGAAGCACCAAAATTTGGCATATAACTTATCTTTTTTAATACAGGTCATACTATTTGTGTTTTCTCTACAAAAACTTGCAGACAACCAAGGAACACAAACTGTGTACatgtctattttttttgtattaatGATATATATTCCTAACTTTTTCGCATGCACGAGCATATGCTCTATTGCTCTTGGAAGTCGAGTTGTATATCCGGTATGAAAACACAATGAAACATATGTACAAACAAAATCATACTTATACTGAAACCATTTGAGACATGAAATATGGTGAAAACACAGTTGAACTGTACAATGAAACATCTGAGCGAGAATATAGTGAGGTGTAAGATGAGGACGCGCAGCGGCCATAGAGAAACACTGCAGATGAGAATTGTAGCACCAAATCTTTTTTAGTTGCCAAAATATTAGAAATTAAGTTGGTTGTTACAGTACTGTTTCTTTAGATAACCGCTGGCCACATTTCCATTTTAGCTGCTAATGTTAGTTCAAATTAAGTTGCTAAAAATCTGGAGCAGGTGTGACGATTTCACCTATGAATGAGTTTATGACAGTTGTCAATGCATGTCCAGAAGGTGCATTACGCCTGATCGTCACTCTTGTTACCACATGGTCAGGCAACTTTACCACTTtgcacttgttttatcaaaggccgatgccggaaagaaaaaatggtgGCCGTAGCCGCAACGCGGAGGATTGCCTTGCAGGTACGTTTCTTTCTTCTCCATATGAAAAAGGATGAAGGCTAGGCAGGGGGCAGGTTGATTTCTCACTGCCGGACGCATGATTTTGTCTCAACAGCTGGCTAGATCATACTGTAAGAAAATGGTCTCTTTGAAGGGATGTGTCGAACACCTTGCAGTTCTCTTTAATCTCGATGCAGTAATATAGTCCCCCTTTAGTTTAGGTGCGGCCGGCTTTGCCTTCAAGCAAAGGATGTAGGGTATCGTAAGTCATAACCAATTCAAACAGCAGCAATATTTTACGCTTCCGAGATCAGTAGTGCAGGTAGGTACCGTAACTAGCCAAATCGAGTTTCGATCTGCTCCCCTGCAACCAGGCCTGTATACGGATAACACTTTACCACTCAGCAAAGCAGCCTCCCTCAAAGATGGGAAGAGTCCGGACAGAACATCGTACCCATCCGCGCCTGCCTTCTCGCGCGCGTGCTCCTTTTCTCCGTAAGATCGATGTTCGTTTGACACTTGCACTTACTCGTCGGAACAAACGGAGTATGATCCTCtatataaaaagaaaaaaaacggagTATGATCCCTAGTTGGACACCATTACTTGGGATCATTAGCCACCAAGGCTACCTTCCCGAGCTTTAGATAAAGCATGACCATGGTTTCCAAAAGGAGATGTAAAGCATTTGGGATCACTCACGCGGTGAGAGTAGGTTTTTGTTTTTGAGCATCGTTTCAGCTCTTGCTTGAGTGTTTCCTTTTTTTGTAATATGTGGTTGTAAAACTCTTTCTTAATTAATGAGATGATGTCAAAGCTTTTACTCCATTGCAAAATAAAAAAGAGATGCCAAAGAACGATTGGTTTCATTGCGACCAGACCAAGTTTAATGTAGAGCTAACTGTTAACACTAGGCCAGTGCTACACATTTATAGCTAAATCTATATACAACCTTAGACTAGTCACAGTGAATAGTATAATGTAGCAGTACCATAATATTACTATATAATATTATCTCCGTACAGCatacttctcttctctcttctccaacTCAACAAAAATATATTATTGTAATTCTTATAGCCTGCCTATATCACTTTATTTTACTTGTTCTCAACAAATCAGCCTCCCTCAAATCTCCTCGAAGCATTCACACGGGGAAGACTTAGGTAGGATCAAGTTTTAGATAGGATCtatgagatttttttttttgcaaagacaaaacatgttcaaaaatTCTGAAAATAAATCACAACACACATCTATGTTATATATGT includes the following:
- the LOC127330391 gene encoding pectinesterase inhibitor 8-like gives rise to the protein MKPSPACSLAVATALTLMSGVVEATVVTTCKAAAGSDGRVNYDFCVAELGKHHDSPSADTWGLAKVAALTGVVNADNAVYDMEALLAKHGTDDGRARAALGQCQELYDGMGFAFAEAHDDINSRDYAEGKEKAGEAAALAHRCDDAFAKAGIPVTSPVTQYSDYSVQIAAVCSAITNLIE